The Novosphingobium terrae genome has a window encoding:
- a CDS encoding DUF3761 domain-containing protein, which translates to MRKPLPHSARSGRALAATRLLAAIVLGVATLIASTGEARISHRHANYATYHGFGPSTGRHYRNVDGNSVHAPMQAASRPAGASAHCRDGSWSFSQHHRGTCSHHGGVASW; encoded by the coding sequence ATGAGAAAGCCCCTGCCCCACTCCGCTCGCTCTGGCCGCGCCCTCGCGGCTACGCGCCTACTCGCCGCGATCGTTCTGGGTGTCGCCACGCTCATCGCGTCAACCGGCGAAGCCCGGATCTCTCACCGCCATGCCAATTATGCGACCTACCACGGCTTCGGCCCTTCAACCGGTCGCCACTATCGAAACGTCGATGGCAATTCAGTGCACGCTCCCATGCAGGCGGCCAGCCGCCCGGCGGGTGCATCGGCTCATTGTCGCGATGGATCCTGGAGCTTCAGCCAGCACCATCGCGGCACCTGCTCGCATCATGGCGGGGTGGCAAGCTGGTGA